A genome region from Micromonospora inyonensis includes the following:
- a CDS encoding lantibiotic dehydratase, which produces MYRSVNDALMLRAAVLRPGQLGAWPDLTSSDAAASWRPWLAETLTIAGFGAALAHASPELAERATTAVSGSVSQVDARRVVLAIMRYLLRASTRATPYGLFAGIAPVTTSRTGSIRWGSAHRPFARLQAPWLATVLDGLESDARLRPHLMVRANNLLVERAGKVVLEYRAATSDPRGAPTHLRIKASDMIRVALALAAEPIRWADLTGKLTAKCGAPAEGAERLTGQMVSQRLLLTNLRPPSTETDPLTHLVDQLETAAAEGGDVGELLAPLRRVRDLKARHDGAPDEATADARRRDLGAATALAHPGHAVGVDLRLDCDLVVPTTVTVEACRAAAALTRLARPTSAGWRDWHVRFLNRYGLHALVPLLDAIDAQVGLGYPDGFTGEPANDLAVLTDRDRGLLALAQRAALRREHEVVLDDTLLERLAGAAPTEIPPTAELTVRVHADSLQAIADGDFQLSVVRASAQAFSTAGRFLDLLGETERRRFASCATDSSPASGGALLAQLSAVTRYTISLDVNRASQVLPHLIPVGEYHAPSQAAIGLDDIAITADAHRLYLVSISRQRALQPVAVNAVEPVRHAHPLARFLAEAPVALATPCSPVEWGPAAKGLPFLPALRYGRTLLSPARWHLTAAELPDRKASWQHWNQALAAWLEATGCPTAVSLGTGDQTIGVDLDKPAHRALLRDHLTRNPTALLRVIAEGDGWIGGHPHEIVIPLTATTPRPPAPRLGSPPVDVRTHGSLPGSDHHYLKIYARPEEQTTILSAHLPRLLSQRPEVGRWWFLRHADPEPHVRLRISGLRIDAISGWTRELTDADLTRRVQWDTDFAEPGRFGSLAAYRATTAVFAADSAAALAQLAVTQRRPALGWQALTAASMVDLVTAVIGDPHDALRWLVARTRTHRPAPPRAVYDQAIRLANPYDPTAVASLPDGENLMNRWAERRRTVAAWRDSLPAVSTVPPAELLPDLLHLHHVRVAGLDLDSERACLHLARAAALSWTTRSTP; this is translated from the coding sequence GTGTATCGCAGCGTGAACGACGCCTTGATGCTCCGGGCGGCCGTACTTCGCCCCGGCCAGCTCGGCGCATGGCCTGACCTGACCAGCAGCGACGCGGCGGCCAGTTGGCGGCCGTGGCTTGCCGAGACGTTGACCATTGCGGGATTCGGAGCGGCCTTGGCCCACGCGTCACCGGAACTCGCCGAACGAGCCACCACCGCCGTCAGCGGGAGCGTGTCGCAAGTCGACGCCCGCCGGGTGGTGCTCGCGATCATGCGTTACCTGCTGCGGGCCTCCACCCGTGCCACACCGTACGGGTTGTTCGCGGGCATTGCCCCCGTCACCACGAGCCGCACCGGCAGCATCCGCTGGGGAAGCGCTCACCGGCCTTTCGCCCGCCTCCAGGCGCCCTGGCTGGCCACCGTTCTGGATGGCCTGGAATCCGACGCGCGGCTCCGCCCTCATTTGATGGTTCGCGCGAACAACCTGCTGGTGGAGCGGGCTGGGAAGGTGGTGCTGGAGTATCGCGCCGCCACGAGCGATCCCCGAGGTGCGCCCACGCATCTGCGTATCAAGGCCAGCGACATGATCCGCGTGGCTCTGGCGCTGGCGGCTGAACCGATCCGGTGGGCCGACCTCACCGGCAAGCTGACGGCCAAATGTGGGGCACCTGCGGAGGGCGCTGAGCGGCTGACGGGCCAGATGGTGTCGCAGCGGTTGCTGCTGACGAACCTGCGACCGCCGTCAACCGAGACCGACCCCCTGACGCATCTCGTGGATCAGTTGGAGACCGCCGCAGCCGAAGGCGGCGACGTGGGCGAGCTACTTGCTCCGCTACGTCGCGTTCGTGACCTCAAGGCCCGACACGACGGCGCGCCGGACGAGGCCACAGCTGACGCCCGACGCCGGGACCTCGGCGCGGCCACCGCCTTGGCCCACCCCGGGCACGCGGTCGGGGTCGATCTGCGGCTGGACTGCGACCTCGTGGTGCCGACGACGGTAACGGTCGAGGCATGCCGCGCCGCTGCTGCGCTGACCCGCCTCGCCCGGCCGACATCGGCGGGGTGGCGGGACTGGCACGTGCGTTTCTTGAACAGGTACGGCCTGCATGCCCTCGTTCCGCTCCTCGATGCGATCGATGCTCAGGTGGGCCTGGGCTACCCGGATGGCTTTACCGGCGAGCCAGCCAATGATTTGGCCGTCTTGACCGACAGGGATCGGGGGTTGCTCGCCTTGGCGCAACGCGCCGCTCTACGCCGTGAACACGAGGTCGTCCTCGACGACACCCTGCTGGAGAGACTGGCCGGTGCCGCGCCGACCGAGATCCCGCCGACCGCCGAGCTCACCGTGCGCGTACACGCCGACTCCCTCCAAGCCATTGCGGACGGGGACTTTCAGCTGTCGGTCGTACGGGCGTCGGCGCAGGCATTCTCGACCGCGGGCCGGTTCCTGGACCTGCTCGGCGAGACTGAGCGGCGCCGGTTCGCGTCGTGTGCCACCGACAGCTCACCAGCCAGCGGTGGGGCGTTGCTGGCCCAGCTGTCTGCGGTCACTCGCTACACCATCAGCTTGGATGTCAACCGTGCCTCCCAGGTGCTGCCGCACCTGATCCCTGTCGGCGAGTACCACGCGCCGTCACAGGCCGCGATCGGCTTGGACGACATCGCGATCACGGCAGACGCGCACCGCCTGTACCTGGTGTCGATCTCCCGTCAGCGGGCGCTGCAGCCGGTCGCGGTCAACGCGGTCGAGCCGGTACGGCACGCCCACCCGCTTGCCCGTTTCCTGGCCGAAGCGCCCGTGGCGCTCGCTACTCCGTGCTCACCAGTCGAGTGGGGGCCAGCGGCCAAAGGTTTGCCCTTCCTGCCCGCGCTGCGGTACGGACGGACCCTCCTGAGCCCCGCGCGGTGGCACCTGACCGCCGCCGAACTGCCCGACCGGAAAGCCTCCTGGCAGCACTGGAACCAAGCGCTTGCCGCCTGGCTGGAGGCCACCGGCTGCCCCACCGCCGTCTCGCTCGGTACCGGCGACCAGACCATCGGCGTCGACCTGGACAAACCCGCCCACCGGGCGCTGCTACGCGACCATTTGACCCGCAACCCCACCGCCCTGCTGCGCGTCATTGCCGAAGGCGACGGCTGGATCGGCGGGCATCCGCACGAGATCGTCATCCCGTTGACCGCCACCACCCCGAGACCACCAGCACCCCGCCTCGGCAGCCCTCCGGTCGATGTCCGTACTCACGGCAGCCTGCCTGGCAGCGACCACCACTACCTGAAGATCTACGCCCGGCCGGAGGAACAGACGACCATCCTGAGCGCCCATCTGCCCAGGCTTCTGTCCCAGCGCCCGGAAGTGGGCAGGTGGTGGTTCCTTCGTCACGCCGACCCCGAGCCGCACGTGCGGCTTCGGATCAGCGGCCTGCGCATCGACGCCATCAGCGGCTGGACGCGGGAGCTGACCGACGCCGACCTGACCCGGCGAGTCCAGTGGGACACCGACTTCGCGGAGCCCGGCCGCTTCGGCAGCCTGGCCGCGTACCGGGCGACGACCGCCGTGTTCGCCGCAGACTCCGCAGCCGCGCTCGCCCAACTGGCCGTCACCCAGCGACGTCCCGCCCTCGGCTGGCAGGCATTGACCGCCGCGAGCATGGTCGACCTCGTCACGGCGGTCATCGGCGACCCGCACGATGCCCTGCGATGGCTGGTAGCCCGTACCCGCACGCACCGGCCGGCACCTCCACGAGCCGTCTACGACCAGGCTATCCGCCTGGCCAACCCGTACGACCCCACGGCCGTGGCGTCCCTGCCCGACGGCGAGAACCTGATGAACCGGTGGGCCGAACGACGCCGCACCGTGGCCGCTTGGCGCGACAGCCTGCCCGCCGTCAGCACCGTCCCGCCGGCCGAGCTGCTGCCCGACCTGCTGCACCTGCACCACGTCCGCGTCGCCGGACTCGACCTCGACAGCGAACGAGCCTGCCTCCACCTCGCCCGCGCCGCCGCGCTGAGCTGGACGACAAGGAGCACCCCATGA
- a CDS encoding FxLD family lanthipeptide → MTQLATVQPDIVEGGTLDDFDLDIEFIEAGGTVEHIIKMTQDNCGTTCESACTSC, encoded by the coding sequence ATGACCCAGCTCGCCACGGTCCAGCCCGACATCGTCGAAGGCGGCACCCTGGACGACTTCGATCTCGACATCGAGTTCATCGAGGCCGGCGGCACCGTCGAGCACATCATCAAGATGACCCAGGACAACTGCGGCACCACCTGTGAGTCAGCCTGCACCAGCTGCTGA
- the fxlM gene encoding methyltransferase, FxLD system — MTLQVDDAITLRRAMVATLRDEGLITTDSVAAAMNAVPRHDFAPGEPLEKVYQTSTTLVPKLDARGRQTSVVSASHIQAIQLEQAEVRPGMNVLEIGSGGYNAALIAEIVGPTGSVTTVDIDADIVDRARAGLRRAGYEQVNVVLADAEHGVAQHAPYDRIIVTVGAWDIPPAWLDQLTPDGRIVVPLRFAGITRLIAFDRAPDDPVLTASNYRLGSFVPMQGDGAADEQLIPITPDVGLRLDQNSPLTFDVPALRRALNTTPAESWSGTPFDMPDELELFLLTNGPELPMLHAAQAAVDQSVVNRTVRIGTPALVRGGTFAYRIKRENPQMVSGFETGVIAHGPEAEQVGSELLDMIRAWAGGYYRRGAAHIAYRPNTADTSGLTGWHTTKRHGVLAVAWL; from the coding sequence ATGACACTGCAGGTCGACGACGCCATCACCTTGCGCCGGGCCATGGTGGCCACGCTGCGCGACGAGGGTCTGATCACCACCGACAGCGTCGCTGCGGCTATGAACGCGGTGCCCCGCCACGACTTCGCACCCGGTGAACCGCTGGAGAAGGTCTATCAGACCAGCACCACCCTGGTTCCGAAGCTCGACGCTCGGGGACGGCAGACCAGCGTGGTCTCGGCCTCGCACATTCAGGCCATTCAGCTCGAACAGGCCGAGGTGCGGCCGGGCATGAACGTGCTGGAGATCGGCTCAGGCGGATACAACGCCGCCCTGATCGCGGAGATTGTCGGGCCGACCGGCTCGGTGACGACCGTGGACATCGATGCCGACATCGTTGACCGTGCCCGCGCGGGCCTGCGCCGGGCCGGCTACGAGCAGGTCAACGTCGTGCTCGCCGACGCCGAGCACGGCGTGGCGCAGCACGCGCCGTACGACCGGATCATCGTCACGGTCGGGGCGTGGGATATCCCGCCCGCCTGGCTCGACCAGCTCACCCCAGACGGCCGGATCGTCGTGCCGCTGCGTTTCGCCGGGATAACCCGGCTCATCGCCTTCGATCGCGCCCCTGACGATCCGGTGCTGACGGCCAGCAACTACCGGCTCGGCTCGTTCGTGCCGATGCAGGGCGACGGCGCCGCCGACGAGCAACTGATCCCCATCACCCCCGACGTCGGACTGCGCCTCGATCAGAACAGCCCTCTCACCTTCGATGTGCCGGCGCTCCGCAGGGCGCTCAACACCACGCCGGCGGAGAGCTGGTCGGGCACGCCGTTCGACATGCCCGACGAGCTGGAGCTGTTCCTGCTGACCAACGGGCCGGAACTGCCCATGCTGCACGCCGCGCAGGCTGCCGTCGATCAGAGCGTGGTGAACCGCACGGTGCGTATCGGCACCCCGGCGTTGGTGCGTGGCGGCACGTTCGCCTATCGGATCAAGCGGGAGAACCCGCAGATGGTCAGCGGCTTCGAGACCGGTGTCATCGCCCACGGACCGGAGGCTGAGCAGGTCGGTAGCGAGCTGCTCGACATGATCCGTGCTTGGGCGGGCGGCTATTACCGGCGCGGCGCTGCCCACATCGCCTACCGCCCGAACACGGCCGACACCAGCGGCTTGACCGGGTGGCACACCACCAAGCGACACGGCGTTCTCGCTGTCGCCTGGCTCTAG
- a CDS encoding NUDIX domain-containing protein, which yields MTFDDDLCAEGAPEPEFNPGIAERIPKKRVAGGALIRDHAERILFVTPGYKPFLEIPGGVAESNESPLAACRREVREEIGLDLAISKLLVVDWMPAHGVWTDGVMFIFDGGQLNESQSATLKIEDPELTGFRFLTLEESTPFLRPSMVRRIASALAALNDGSPRYAEFGRT from the coding sequence GTGACGTTCGATGATGATCTCTGCGCCGAGGGCGCGCCAGAGCCCGAGTTCAACCCAGGCATTGCCGAACGGATTCCCAAGAAGCGGGTCGCTGGAGGGGCATTGATCCGCGACCACGCTGAGCGAATCCTGTTCGTGACCCCTGGATACAAGCCATTTCTTGAGATTCCAGGTGGAGTAGCCGAGTCGAACGAGTCGCCTCTTGCCGCCTGCCGCAGAGAGGTTCGGGAGGAGATAGGGCTAGATCTCGCAATCAGCAAGCTTCTGGTAGTCGACTGGATGCCAGCGCACGGAGTCTGGACCGACGGCGTGATGTTTATTTTTGACGGCGGGCAGCTCAACGAAAGCCAGTCGGCCACACTCAAGATCGAAGACCCCGAACTCACTGGATTTCGCTTTCTCACACTTGAAGAATCGACCCCCTTCCTGCGCCCATCAATGGTCCGGAGGATTGCTTCAGCCTTGGCCGCCCTGAATGACGGAAGCCCTCGGTACGCAGAGTTCGGACGCACCTAA
- a CDS encoding APC family permease, with protein sequence MRSTRVQQVGLARRTLTPFGLWVFGAAASAPMVVLAGGIVGVYATTEVVALPLMFLLVAGVVALLATGYAAMARQVGHPAAYYGILARGLGRGWGVAAGLVALVAYNAIQISLYGLFGATVAAHLGGSWWVWAGLALAVVGVLGVRAIALATRVLVVVLVVSLLIVAAFVVAGVGQPADGGLSWEGFDASGLAVGGLGGAVAFCVAAFMGVDGVGSFVEEAIDRRSVSGATVGGLLMLGGVYAVAAWAMGVAVGPRSVAGVAADPVGGLPFSLLDRLGAGWSVLGELMLAAAAVTCMLAFHAVIARYVFAMAREGVLPARLARASGGIRVRAPRGGSLTQTGVATVVVGGFALVGADPMSVVFTWLSTLGAMGLLSLLLAASVAALRAPASVRGLRPGVWEWRLAPVLGVLGGLVVLALMVGNVGSLLGAAPGTRYPFLLPVILAATAVIGGVWAASLRRSRPEVYAGIGRGTPATHAVPDAMSISI encoded by the coding sequence GTGAGGTCGACGCGTGTGCAGCAGGTGGGTTTGGCGCGGCGGACGTTGACGCCGTTCGGGTTGTGGGTGTTCGGGGCGGCGGCGTCGGCGCCGATGGTGGTGCTGGCCGGTGGCATCGTCGGGGTCTACGCGACCACGGAGGTGGTGGCGCTGCCGTTGATGTTCCTGCTGGTGGCGGGGGTGGTGGCGCTGTTGGCGACCGGGTACGCGGCGATGGCGCGTCAGGTCGGGCATCCGGCGGCCTACTACGGCATTCTGGCGAGGGGTCTGGGTCGTGGTTGGGGTGTCGCCGCCGGCCTGGTCGCCCTGGTGGCCTACAACGCGATTCAGATCAGCTTGTACGGGCTGTTCGGGGCGACGGTCGCCGCGCATCTCGGCGGCAGTTGGTGGGTGTGGGCGGGCCTCGCTCTGGCGGTGGTCGGGGTGTTGGGTGTGCGGGCGATCGCGTTGGCCACCCGGGTTCTGGTCGTGGTGCTGGTGGTGTCGCTGCTGATCGTGGCGGCGTTCGTGGTGGCCGGTGTCGGGCAGCCGGCGGACGGTGGGTTGTCCTGGGAGGGTTTCGACGCCTCGGGGCTGGCGGTCGGTGGCCTTGGCGGCGCGGTTGCCTTCTGTGTGGCGGCGTTCATGGGCGTCGACGGGGTGGGTTCGTTCGTCGAGGAGGCCATCGACCGCAGGTCGGTCAGCGGGGCCACGGTCGGCGGCCTGCTCATGCTGGGCGGGGTGTATGCGGTCGCGGCGTGGGCGATGGGGGTGGCGGTCGGTCCGCGGTCCGTTGCCGGGGTGGCTGCGGATCCAGTGGGAGGGTTGCCGTTCTCGCTTCTGGACCGTCTCGGCGCCGGGTGGAGCGTTCTCGGTGAGCTGATGCTGGCCGCCGCCGCGGTCACCTGCATGCTGGCGTTCCACGCGGTGATCGCGCGGTATGTATTCGCGATGGCCCGCGAAGGTGTCCTGCCCGCCCGGCTGGCGCGGGCCAGCGGCGGCATCCGGGTGCGCGCGCCGCGCGGCGGGTCGCTGACGCAGACCGGTGTCGCCACGGTGGTGGTGGGCGGGTTCGCGCTCGTCGGCGCTGACCCGATGTCGGTGGTGTTCACGTGGCTGTCGACGTTGGGTGCGATGGGGCTGTTGTCTCTGCTGCTGGCCGCGTCGGTGGCCGCGCTGCGGGCGCCGGCCAGCGTGCGCGGGCTCCGGCCGGGGGTGTGGGAGTGGCGGCTCGCGCCCGTGCTGGGGGTCCTCGGCGGGCTGGTGGTGCTGGCCCTGATGGTCGGCAACGTCGGTTCGCTGCTCGGTGCGGCGCCGGGTACGCGGTATCCGTTCCTGCTGCCCGTGATCCTCGCGGCGACGGCTGTCATCGGTGGGGTGTGGGCGGCGAGTCTGCGGCGGTCGCGGCCTGAGGTCTACGCGGGTATCGGCCGTGGCACCCCGGCAACCCATGCCGTGCCCGACGCGATGAGCATTTCGATCTGA
- a CDS encoding histidine decarboxylase, with protein sequence MTPTPTPTPTQTPALSLADAADLNQAPIDVTAVLDHLTREADAAAATSIGFPGAVDVDQTEVMARLGGRLWNNIGDPQDPGAGTHTRALERAVIAWVADILAMPADDRWGYVTTGGTEGNLSALHAAHRRHPTARIYYSTAAHYSIPKAVKILGARGVLIGARPDGEMDYAHLAGQVRKRRRWPAIVVATAGTTLTEAVDDSTRIQGVLNEHGVAGHLHIDAALSGIPLALDGRLRFDDAGGIGSIAISGHKFLGAPTPCGVALIRDSVRTHGSHVAYTDTVDTTITGSRCGLAAALLWHAIATHGREGHRWRASEARTLAAYTVYQLTAAGWPAWRHPHAFTVVLPTPPEPVRKKWLLATDGDTSHIICMPGITRGQIDAFVADIAATAPPRPIPRPRLSPESPTSAPGH encoded by the coding sequence GTGACCCCGACCCCGACCCCGACCCCGACCCAGACTCCGGCCCTCAGCCTCGCCGATGCCGCGGATCTCAACCAGGCGCCGATCGACGTCACCGCCGTCCTCGACCACCTGACGCGCGAGGCCGACGCCGCGGCGGCGACGAGCATCGGCTTCCCCGGGGCCGTGGACGTCGACCAGACCGAGGTCATGGCCCGCCTCGGCGGACGGTTGTGGAACAACATCGGCGACCCGCAGGATCCGGGCGCGGGTACTCACACGCGGGCCCTGGAGCGTGCCGTCATCGCCTGGGTCGCCGACATCCTGGCCATGCCCGCCGACGACAGGTGGGGCTACGTCACCACCGGCGGCACCGAGGGCAACCTGTCCGCCCTGCACGCCGCCCACCGCCGCCATCCGACCGCACGGATCTACTACTCGACCGCCGCGCACTACTCGATCCCCAAGGCGGTGAAGATCCTCGGGGCGCGCGGTGTGCTCATCGGCGCCCGTCCGGACGGGGAGATGGACTACGCGCATCTGGCCGGGCAGGTCCGCAAGCGTCGGCGGTGGCCCGCCATCGTGGTGGCCACCGCCGGCACCACCCTCACCGAGGCGGTGGACGACAGCACCCGCATCCAAGGTGTCCTCAACGAACACGGCGTTGCCGGGCACCTGCACATCGACGCCGCCCTGTCCGGTATCCCGCTCGCCCTCGACGGCCGGCTGCGCTTCGACGACGCCGGCGGCATCGGCAGCATCGCGATATCGGGTCACAAGTTCCTCGGCGCGCCGACCCCGTGCGGGGTCGCACTCATCCGCGACAGCGTCCGCACCCATGGCAGCCACGTCGCCTACACCGACACCGTCGACACCACGATCACCGGCTCCCGCTGCGGCCTGGCCGCCGCACTGCTCTGGCACGCCATCGCCACCCACGGACGCGAAGGACACCGCTGGCGTGCCAGCGAAGCCCGAACCCTCGCCGCCTACACCGTCTACCAACTCACCGCCGCCGGATGGCCCGCCTGGCGGCACCCCCACGCCTTCACCGTCGTCCTGCCCACCCCACCCGAACCCGTACGCAAGAAGTGGCTGCTCGCCACCGACGGCGACACCAGCCACATCATCTGCATGCCCGGCATCACCCGCGGCCAGATCGACGCCTTCGTCGCCGACATCGCCGCCACCGCACCGCCGAGACCGATCCCACGGCCCCGGCTCTCGCCCGAATCGCCCACCAGCGCCCCTGGGCACTGA
- a CDS encoding methyltransferase domain-containing protein, producing the protein MTTGSSRYQFRNHIDHLHPLQEILDPITVDELACLEIAAGQAALEVGAGAGSIARRLCDLVGPTGKVMAVDIDTRLLDPTGVLDVYQRDLRAEPLPVTPGSIDVATARCVLEHLPNRHALLNQMITALRPGGWLVLGEIVYAPVAAHAPRSADTDLIIHVAHAILDVLSAHGVDLHWGDKTPGILLGNGFEQTRTRWIAETWTGGSPGCRLLADNAHQLHHKLLREGLSHQDLDRFAELMTDPAVLVRGYQFASTTARKPH; encoded by the coding sequence ATGACCACCGGTAGCAGCCGTTACCAGTTCCGCAACCACATCGACCACCTGCACCCATTGCAGGAGATCCTCGATCCGATCACCGTCGACGAGCTGGCCTGCCTGGAGATCGCCGCCGGGCAGGCCGCCCTGGAGGTCGGTGCCGGAGCCGGATCCATCGCCCGCCGCCTGTGTGACCTGGTGGGTCCGACCGGGAAGGTCATGGCCGTCGACATCGACACCCGCCTGCTCGACCCCACCGGCGTCCTGGACGTCTACCAACGCGACCTGCGCGCCGAGCCTCTCCCGGTCACGCCCGGCAGCATCGACGTGGCCACCGCCCGCTGCGTGCTGGAACACCTGCCCAACAGACACGCCCTGCTCAACCAGATGATCACCGCGCTGCGGCCCGGCGGATGGCTCGTCCTCGGGGAGATCGTCTACGCCCCCGTCGCCGCCCACGCACCCCGCAGCGCCGACACCGACCTGATCATCCACGTCGCGCACGCCATCCTCGACGTGCTCTCCGCCCACGGCGTCGACCTGCACTGGGGCGACAAAACCCCCGGCATCCTCCTCGGCAACGGCTTCGAGCAGACACGAACCCGATGGATCGCGGAAACGTGGACCGGCGGCAGCCCGGGCTGCCGCCTGCTCGCCGACAACGCCCACCAACTGCACCACAAGCTCCTCCGCGAAGGCCTGTCCCACCAGGACCTGGACCGGTTCGCCGAACTCATGACCGACCCCGCCGTGCTCGTACGCGGCTACCAGTTCGCGTCCACCACCGCCCGCAAACCCCACTAA
- a CDS encoding transposase, which translates to MELLDHGLMAVGRKSSVAAPKKYPDELRQRAVRLYRESDPKPVIRRLAEQLGVHHEALRNWIRQAEADAGERIDRPTSEMAEENRRLRREVAELRRANEILKAASAYFAAERCAT; encoded by the coding sequence ATGGAGCTTCTTGATCATGGTCTGATGGCCGTGGGGAGGAAGTCGTCCGTGGCAGCACCGAAGAAGTACCCCGACGAGCTACGTCAACGCGCTGTGCGCTTGTATCGCGAGTCGGACCCGAAGCCGGTGATCCGGCGCCTGGCCGAGCAGTTGGGCGTGCATCACGAGGCGTTGCGGAACTGGATCCGGCAGGCCGAGGCCGACGCGGGTGAGCGCATTGATCGGCCCACCAGCGAGATGGCCGAGGAGAACCGCCGGCTGCGCAGGGAAGTCGCCGAGTTGCGGCGGGCGAATGAGATCCTGAAGGCGGCGAGCGCGTATTTCGCGGCGGAGCGGTGCGCCACGTAG
- a CDS encoding sedoheptulose 7-phosphate cyclase — protein MPESGLPTGLRPEHSGPDPELERSEPIANWVMMDDEPRSYVIRRTANVFDTANPDLAAGGRLPGRRFVIVDSGVERHRRELDNYFAFHGLKAEFLFLPGGEACKEMDTALKIIDGFERFDLDRREEPVIAIGGGAVLDVAGFATSIYRRGVPLIRVPTTLLAYVDASIGIKTAINFMGRKNLVGTFTAPSAVLLDHTLLNSLPPAEVASGLGEILKLGLGCDAQIFTLLEQQVDALRRGALDTDDVQALLRRAIEVMLSELRPNLREANLARAVDLGHTFSQAFEMNVTSGPLRHGEAVALDLNLSAVISNRRGLLSSEQLGRFLRLSRRLGLPTAIPPIGPGRLWESVRERTRHRAGRQRIPLPPRIGECIFIDDLTPDELAAAADALE, from the coding sequence GTGCCTGAGTCCGGTCTGCCCACGGGACTCCGCCCCGAACACTCCGGACCCGATCCCGAGTTGGAGCGGAGCGAGCCGATCGCCAACTGGGTGATGATGGATGATGAACCGCGCTCATACGTCATCAGGCGGACAGCGAACGTGTTCGACACCGCCAATCCCGACCTCGCGGCCGGCGGGCGACTGCCGGGCCGCCGATTCGTCATCGTCGACAGTGGAGTCGAGCGTCATCGACGCGAACTGGATAACTACTTCGCTTTCCACGGCCTGAAGGCCGAGTTCCTCTTCCTGCCCGGCGGTGAGGCGTGCAAGGAGATGGACACCGCGCTGAAAATCATCGACGGGTTCGAGCGCTTCGACCTGGACCGACGGGAAGAGCCGGTGATCGCCATCGGTGGTGGGGCGGTGCTCGATGTGGCTGGCTTCGCCACGAGCATTTACCGTAGGGGGGTTCCGCTGATCAGGGTGCCGACGACTCTGTTGGCATACGTCGACGCCTCCATCGGAATCAAGACCGCGATCAACTTCATGGGTCGCAAGAACCTGGTTGGCACCTTCACTGCCCCGAGCGCGGTCCTGCTGGACCACACGCTCCTGAACTCCCTTCCTCCCGCAGAGGTGGCCAGCGGCCTGGGCGAGATCCTGAAACTAGGTCTCGGGTGCGACGCGCAAATATTCACTTTGCTCGAACAGCAGGTCGACGCCCTGCGCCGCGGAGCGCTCGACACCGACGACGTCCAGGCGCTGCTGCGACGGGCCATCGAAGTGATGCTGAGCGAACTCCGACCGAACCTGCGCGAGGCCAACCTCGCCCGGGCCGTCGACCTCGGTCATACCTTCTCCCAGGCGTTCGAAATGAACGTGACCAGCGGCCCGCTGCGGCACGGTGAGGCGGTCGCCCTGGATCTGAACCTGTCAGCCGTCATCTCGAACCGGCGTGGGCTGTTGTCGTCCGAGCAGCTGGGCAGGTTCCTCCGACTGAGCCGGCGGCTCGGCCTGCCGACGGCGATTCCACCAATCGGCCCAGGAAGACTCTGGGAGTCGGTGCGAGAACGCACTCGTCACCGGGCCGGACGCCAGCGCATTCCGCTACCGCCGAGAATCGGGGAGTGCATCTTCATTGACGACCTCACGCCCGACGAGCTGGCTGCCGCAGCAGACGCCCTGGAATGA
- a CDS encoding S-ribosylhomocysteine lyase, with amino-acid sequence MADIDHRYMAPPFLRVMERRRGRHGDETLLWDLRVAQPNVSSMAMPAIHSVEHFLSTRLRANSDNILAVAPMGCQTGFYIVTVNLTDREQLSALLADALAEVLTSREVPLADNVNCGWALNHSLTGAQEIAEWLLRHRARWHIPGVLEEDGRA; translated from the coding sequence ATGGCAGACATAGATCACCGATACATGGCTCCCCCGTTCCTGCGGGTCATGGAGCGACGACGCGGCCGGCACGGCGACGAAACGCTGCTCTGGGATCTTCGCGTCGCACAGCCGAACGTCAGCAGCATGGCGATGCCTGCGATTCACTCGGTCGAGCATTTCCTATCGACCCGGCTGCGAGCCAACTCGGACAACATCCTCGCCGTCGCGCCGATGGGATGCCAGACGGGGTTCTACATCGTTACCGTCAACCTGACGGACCGCGAACAGCTTTCCGCCCTCCTTGCGGACGCGCTCGCCGAGGTGCTGACCTCGCGTGAGGTGCCGTTAGCGGACAACGTCAACTGCGGCTGGGCCCTCAACCACAGCCTGACCGGCGCTCAGGAGATCGCCGAATGGCTCCTGAGACACCGGGCGCGATGGCACATCCCGGGCGTTCTCGAGGAGGACGGCCGTGCCTGA